The following are from one region of the Mus caroli unplaced genomic scaffold, CAROLI_EIJ_v1.1 scaffold_12858_1, whole genome shotgun sequence genome:
- the LOC110288440 gene encoding cytochrome P450 2B9 isoform X2 has product MGVCTVHWNTSNFFYWLQEKHGDVFTVHLGPRPVVVLCGTQTIREALVNHAEAFSGRGTIAAAQLVMQDYGIFFANGERWKTLRRFSLATMKEFGMGKRSVEERIKDEAQCLVEELKKYQGVPLDPIFLFQCITANIICSIVFGERFDYTDDQFLHLLNLMYKIFSLLNSFSGQEKSNHNTEFHHQNLIMSVLSLFFAGTETTSSTLHYGVLLMLKYPHVTEKVQKEIDHVIGSHRLPTLDDRTKMPYTDAVIHEIQRFSDIIPIGLPHRVIKDTLFRGYLLPKNTEVYPVLSSALHDPRYFEQPDKFNPEHFLDANGALKKCAAFLPFSTGKRICLGESIARNELFIFFTTILQNFSVASPVAPKDIDLTPKENGIGKIPPTHQICFLAR; this is encoded by the exons ATGGGTGTATGTACTGTTCATTGGAACACGAGCaactttttttattgg CTTCAAGAAAAACATGGAGATGTGTTCACAGTGCACTTGGGACCGAGGCCTGTGGTTGTGTTGTGTGGGACACAGACGATAAGGGAGGCTCTGGTGAACCACGCTGAAGCTTTTTCTGGCCGGGGGACCATTGCTGCAGCTCAGCTAGTTATGCAGGACTATG gTATATTTTTTGCCAATGGGGAACGCTGGAAGACCCTTCGGCGATTCTCTCTGGCCACCATGAAAGAGTTTGGGATGGGAAAGcggagtgtggaggagaggataAAGGATGAAGCCCAATGTTTGGTGGAGGAACTGAAGAAATACCAGG GAGTACCCCTGGATCCCATCTTTCTCTTCCAGTGCATCACAGCCAACATCATCTGCTCCATTGTCTTTGGAGAGCGCTTTGACTACACAGATGACCAGTTCCTTCATCTGCTGAATCTGATGTATAAGATCTTTTCACTCTTAAACTCATTCTCTGGTCAG GAGAAGTCAAACCACAACACGGAGTTCCATCACCAGAACCTCATTatgtctgtgctctctctcttctttgctggAACTGAGACTACGAGCTCCACCCTCCACTATGGAGTTCTGCTCATGCTCAAGTACCCCCATGTCACAG AGAAAGTCCAAAAGGAGATTGATCATGTGATTGGTTCACACCGGCTACCAACTCTTGATGACCGCACCAAAATGCCATACACAGATGCAGTCATCCATGAGATTCAGAGATTTTCAGATATTATCCCAATTGGTCTACCACATAGAGTCATCAAAGACACACTGTTCCGAGGGTACCTGCTCCCCAAG AACACAGAGGTGTACCCCGTCCTTAGTTCAGCTCTACATGATCCACGGTACTTTGAACAACCAGACAAGTTCAATCCTGAGCACTTCCTAGATGCCAATGGGGCACTGAAGAAATGTGCAGCTTTTCTGCCCTTCTCCACAG GAAAGCGCATTTGTCTTGGTGAAAGCATTGCCCGCAATgaattgttcattttcttcacaaCCATTCTCCAGAACTTCTCTGTGGCAAGCCCTGTTGCCCCTAAGGACATTGACCTCACTCCCAAGGAAAATGGTATTGGAAAAATACCTCCAACACACCAGATCTGCTTCTTAGCCCGCTAA
- the LOC110288440 gene encoding cytochrome P450 2B9 isoform X1: MGVCTVHWNTSNFFYWLQEKHGDVFTVHLGPRPVVVLCGTQTIREALVNHAEAFSGRGTIAAAQLVMQDYGIFFANGERWKTLRRFSLATMKEFGMGKRSVEERIKDEAQCLVEELKKYQGVPLDPIFLFQCITANIICSIVFGERFDYTDDQFLHLLNLMYKIFSLLNSFSGQMFELFSGFLKYFPGVHRQIVKKQQELLDYIAHSVEKHKATLDPSAPRDYIDTYLLRMEKEKSNHNTEFHHQNLIMSVLSLFFAGTETTSSTLHYGVLLMLKYPHVTEKVQKEIDHVIGSHRLPTLDDRTKMPYTDAVIHEIQRFSDIIPIGLPHRVIKDTLFRGYLLPKNTEVYPVLSSALHDPRYFEQPDKFNPEHFLDANGALKKCAAFLPFSTGKRICLGESIARNELFIFFTTILQNFSVASPVAPKDIDLTPKENGIGKIPPTHQICFLAR, translated from the exons ATGGGTGTATGTACTGTTCATTGGAACACGAGCaactttttttattgg CTTCAAGAAAAACATGGAGATGTGTTCACAGTGCACTTGGGACCGAGGCCTGTGGTTGTGTTGTGTGGGACACAGACGATAAGGGAGGCTCTGGTGAACCACGCTGAAGCTTTTTCTGGCCGGGGGACCATTGCTGCAGCTCAGCTAGTTATGCAGGACTATG gTATATTTTTTGCCAATGGGGAACGCTGGAAGACCCTTCGGCGATTCTCTCTGGCCACCATGAAAGAGTTTGGGATGGGAAAGcggagtgtggaggagaggataAAGGATGAAGCCCAATGTTTGGTGGAGGAACTGAAGAAATACCAGG GAGTACCCCTGGATCCCATCTTTCTCTTCCAGTGCATCACAGCCAACATCATCTGCTCCATTGTCTTTGGAGAGCGCTTTGACTACACAGATGACCAGTTCCTTCATCTGCTGAATCTGATGTATAAGATCTTTTCACTCTTAAACTCATTCTCTGGTCAG ATGTTTGAGCTCTTCTCTGGATTCCTGAAGTACTTTCCTGGTGTACACAGACAAATTGTCAAAAAACAGCAGGAACTCCTCGACTACATTGCCCATAGTGTGGAGAAGCACAAGGCCACCTTGGACCCCAGTGCTCCACGAGACTATATTGATACCTACCTTCTGAGGATGGAGAAG GAGAAGTCAAACCACAACACGGAGTTCCATCACCAGAACCTCATTatgtctgtgctctctctcttctttgctggAACTGAGACTACGAGCTCCACCCTCCACTATGGAGTTCTGCTCATGCTCAAGTACCCCCATGTCACAG AGAAAGTCCAAAAGGAGATTGATCATGTGATTGGTTCACACCGGCTACCAACTCTTGATGACCGCACCAAAATGCCATACACAGATGCAGTCATCCATGAGATTCAGAGATTTTCAGATATTATCCCAATTGGTCTACCACATAGAGTCATCAAAGACACACTGTTCCGAGGGTACCTGCTCCCCAAG AACACAGAGGTGTACCCCGTCCTTAGTTCAGCTCTACATGATCCACGGTACTTTGAACAACCAGACAAGTTCAATCCTGAGCACTTCCTAGATGCCAATGGGGCACTGAAGAAATGTGCAGCTTTTCTGCCCTTCTCCACAG GAAAGCGCATTTGTCTTGGTGAAAGCATTGCCCGCAATgaattgttcattttcttcacaaCCATTCTCCAGAACTTCTCTGTGGCAAGCCCTGTTGCCCCTAAGGACATTGACCTCACTCCCAAGGAAAATGGTATTGGAAAAATACCTCCAACACACCAGATCTGCTTCTTAGCCCGCTAA